The Microbacterium sp. SORGH_AS_0862 region ACCACATGAACGTCAACGTGCTGAACCGCGAGACGCTGCTCGACGCCATGGAGAACCCCGAGGCGTACCCGCAGCTGACGATCCGGGTGTCCGGCTACGCCGTGAACTTCGTGCGACTGACGCGCGAGCAGCAGCTCGACGTGCTGTCCCGCACGTTCCACGGGGGGATGTGAGAGTGCCATGACCGTGCTGCTGGGCACGCCGCTCCCCCGGGATGCGGTGCAGCTCGACGCTCCGGTCGAGGAGGCCGGCACCACCCGTCGCGGTGGTGCCGGCCTCCACGGCCTCGACGTCGCCGATATCGACCGCGCCGGACGCCTCGCCGCGATGCGCACCGGCGAGCTCGGCTCCGTGCACTCGTGGGAGCTCGTCACGGCGGTCGACGGCCCCGGAACGCGCCTGACCCTCTTCCTCAACGGCTGTCCACTGCGGTGCCTGTACTGCCAGAACCCGGACACGTTCGCCATGAAGGACGGCGTCCCGGTGACGGCGGATGCGGTTCTGGAGCGCCTCCGCCGTTATCTCGGCGTCTTCCGCGCCACCGGTGGGGGTCTCACGATCTCCGGAGGCGAGGTGCTCATGCAGCCCGCCTTCGCGGCCCGGTTGGTCCGCGGCGCCAAGGCGATGGGTATCCACACAGCGCTCGACACGTCCGGCTACCTGGGGGCGCACGCCACCGACGAGCTTCTCGCCGACACCGACCTGGTCCTGCTGGACGTGAAGTCCGGCGACCCCGACACGTACCGCCGTGTCACAGGCCGCGAGCTCGAGCCGACCCTCGAGTTCGGCGAGCGCCTGGCGCGCCGCGGCGACGTCGAGGTGTGGGTCCGCTTTGTCCTCGTCCCCGGTCTGACCGACGACGTCGACAACGTCGCCGCGGTCGCCCGCTACGCCGCATCTCTGAACGAGATCCGCCCCGGCACCGTGACCCGTGTCGAGGTGCTGCCCTTCCACCAGATGGGTCGCGACAAGTGGCACGAGCTGGGACGTACCTATCCCCTGGAAGACACTCCCGCGCCCGAGAAGGAGCTCATCGAACGCGTGCGCGGACAGTTCGCGGCGGAAGGGCTGACGGTCTACTGACCGGACGCCGCCACAGCCGCATCCGCCGTACGGCGCGCCCAGCTCTCCGCATCGGCCAGGCCCTCGCGACTCAGCGTTGCGGGGGCCTCGTGCGCGTCGACGACGCGGCGGACGATGTCGAGGATGTCCAGGAATCCGATCCGTCCCTCGTGGAACGCATCGACCGCCTGCTCGTTGGCCGCGTTGAACACGGCGGGATACGTGCGTCCCGCCTCGCCCACGCTCTTGGCGAGGGCGACTGCCGGGAACGCCGCCTCGTCGAGCGGCTCGAACGTCCAGGTCGACGCACGGGTGAAGTCGAGGGGCGCCCCGACCCCGCTCACGCGGTGCGGCCAGTCGAGCCCCAGCGAGATGGGCAGGCGCATGTCCGGGGGCGACGCCTGCGCGATCGTGGATCCGTCCACGAACTCGACCATTGAGTGCACGATCGACTGCGGATGCACGACCACGTCGATCTGCGCGTAGGGGACCCCGAACAGCAGATGGGCCTCGATGACCTCGAGTCCCTTGTTCACGAGGCTCGCCGAGTTGGTGGTCACCACGCGCCCCATGTCCCACGTCGGGTGGGCGAGAGCCTCGGCCGGCGTGGCCGCGGCGAGCTGCTCACGGGTACGTCCACGGAACGGTCCGCCGGATGCGGTGAGCACGAGCCGGCGCACCTCGGAGGGCCTTCCCGACCGCAGGGCCTGCGCGATCGCCGAGTGCTCGGAATCCACGGGGACGATCTGTCCCGGCGCAGCCAGCGCGGTCACCAGCTCGCCGCCGACGATGAGCGACTCCTTGTTCGCGAGCGCCAGCGTGCGCCCCTCCTCGAGGGCGGCCAGGGTGGGACCGAGCCCGACAGAGCCCGTGATGCCGTTGAGGACGACATCGGCGTCCACGCCTCGGACGAGCGACTCCGCCTCGGCGGCTCCGAGCGCCGTGTCGGCGACGCCGAACTCCGCCGCCTGCGCCTCGAGACCCGCGCGGTCGGTGCCCGCGGCCAGACCGACGACGCGGAAGCGGTCCGGATTGTTCCGGATCACCTCCAGCGCCTGGGTGCCGATCGACCCGGTGGAGCCGAGGACGACGACGCGCCGCACGGGGTCAGCCCTCGGTCGGCTTCGTGGAGACGATGTCGATGACGAAGACGAGCGTCTCCCCTGCCAGCTGCTGCTGCGACGATCCGGCCTCGCCGTAGCCGCACGAGGGCGACATCGACACCAGGACCTGCGAACCGGCCTTCTGTCCTTCCAGCGCCCGCTTGAAGCCGACCACGACGCCGTCGGTGGAGAAGCTCGCGGTCTGGCCGCGGTCGTAGCTCGAATCGAACGTGGAGCCGTCCGACCACTTCACACCCGCGTAGTTGACCTCGACCGTGTCGCCGGCGCCCACGGTGTCGCCGTCGCCCTCCTTGAGCACCTCCACACGAACGCCGTCCTCGGGGGCCGACGCGGGAATCGTGATCGTGGGCTTGTCGTCGGCGAAGGTCACGGTGGGCGCCTCGCCCGCGAACGGCTCCGCCTGGCACCACTGGGCCTCGGGCGTCGAGGAGAGGAGGTCCACGACGAACACCTGCGCG contains the following coding sequences:
- the pflA gene encoding pyruvate formate-lyase-activating protein, with amino-acid sequence MTVLLGTPLPRDAVQLDAPVEEAGTTRRGGAGLHGLDVADIDRAGRLAAMRTGELGSVHSWELVTAVDGPGTRLTLFLNGCPLRCLYCQNPDTFAMKDGVPVTADAVLERLRRYLGVFRATGGGLTISGGEVLMQPAFAARLVRGAKAMGIHTALDTSGYLGAHATDELLADTDLVLLDVKSGDPDTYRRVTGRELEPTLEFGERLARRGDVEVWVRFVLVPGLTDDVDNVAAVARYAASLNEIRPGTVTRVEVLPFHQMGRDKWHELGRTYPLEDTPAPEKELIERVRGQFAAEGLTVY
- the dxr gene encoding 1-deoxy-D-xylulose-5-phosphate reductoisomerase is translated as MRRVVVLGSTGSIGTQALEVIRNNPDRFRVVGLAAGTDRAGLEAQAAEFGVADTALGAAEAESLVRGVDADVVLNGITGSVGLGPTLAALEEGRTLALANKESLIVGGELVTALAAPGQIVPVDSEHSAIAQALRSGRPSEVRRLVLTASGGPFRGRTREQLAAATPAEALAHPTWDMGRVVTTNSASLVNKGLEVIEAHLLFGVPYAQIDVVVHPQSIVHSMVEFVDGSTIAQASPPDMRLPISLGLDWPHRVSGVGAPLDFTRASTWTFEPLDEAAFPAVALAKSVGEAGRTYPAVFNAANEQAVDAFHEGRIGFLDILDIVRRVVDAHEAPATLSREGLADAESWARRTADAAVAASGQ
- a CDS encoding FKBP-type peptidyl-prolyl cis-trans isomerase, encoding MRRPLYILSALAVSALALAGCSAASSPDATSAPSATAAADLCADVASSGAASDAVSVSGEFGQQPTATFTAPLDISDVERTVVTEGTGTPIAAGDYVTYALSAFDAATGQLQGSVGHDGTPVQPQPVAAESVLGKVLGCATPGTRVVATLPASSNSAAQVFVVDLLSSTPEAQWCQAEPFAGEAPTVTFADDKPTITIPASAPEDGVRVEVLKEGDGDTVGAGDTVEVNYAGVKWSDGSTFDSSYDRGQTASFSTDGVVVGFKRALEGQKAGSQVLVSMSPSCGYGEAGSSQQQLAGETLVFVIDIVSTKPTEG